One Kribbella sp. NBC_00662 genomic region harbors:
- a CDS encoding aromatic amino acid lyase produces the protein MEPVELTGAGLSPLEAVALGQRRTAVRLSDDARKRMEESAAVVAEVAGRRPVYGRTTGVGANRDVLTSDPEHGARLLGSHSTTGTTSYPKDVVRLGLLIRVNQLAAGGSGLDPAVADAIVGLLNDDDLPDLHRGGAIGTGDLGPLAELGLALGDVIDGTSALPLLSSNALTLAECCLAYVEAGTLINVVPLVGALSHVALRGNAEVYDVRVHEARPQPGQVRVARRMRGLLDGLPLPPARIQDPFGLRAFAQVLGPAVDHSDALGNSVRIDINAAAENPLVAGDTVLHNGNWHAMPIALALDSLRLSLHSVATLSTTRVANLVDPDYTGLSRFLASGAEASSGVMMIEYVAHDALAAVRSAAQPATLGTATLSRGAELHASFAPQAAVLTAQLLDALREVLASELVTAVRAIRLAGLTPDDLAPASVGPWLADALAVLPASLADRSLREDLEIARGVLTQWGDRQVEHPAESG, from the coding sequence ATGGAGCCGGTTGAGCTGACGGGTGCCGGGCTGAGCCCGCTGGAGGCGGTCGCGCTCGGGCAGCGGCGTACGGCGGTCCGGCTGAGCGATGATGCCCGGAAGCGGATGGAGGAGTCGGCCGCGGTGGTGGCCGAGGTCGCGGGACGGCGGCCGGTGTACGGGCGGACGACCGGCGTCGGCGCGAACCGTGACGTGCTCACGTCGGACCCGGAGCACGGCGCGCGGCTGCTCGGGTCGCACAGTACGACCGGCACGACGTCGTACCCGAAGGACGTCGTCCGGCTCGGGCTGCTGATCCGGGTCAACCAGCTCGCCGCCGGCGGGTCGGGACTCGACCCCGCGGTGGCCGACGCGATCGTCGGCCTGCTCAACGACGACGACCTGCCCGACCTGCATCGCGGCGGCGCGATCGGGACCGGCGACCTCGGTCCGCTCGCCGAGCTCGGCCTCGCGCTGGGCGATGTCATCGACGGGACCAGTGCCCTCCCGCTGCTGTCCAGCAATGCGCTCACGCTCGCCGAGTGCTGCCTCGCGTACGTCGAGGCCGGCACGCTGATCAACGTCGTACCGCTGGTCGGTGCGCTGTCCCACGTCGCGCTGCGGGGGAACGCCGAGGTGTACGACGTCCGCGTGCACGAGGCGCGTCCGCAGCCGGGGCAGGTGCGGGTCGCCCGCCGGATGCGCGGGTTGCTCGACGGTCTGCCGCTGCCGCCCGCGCGCATCCAGGATCCCTTCGGGTTGAGGGCTTTCGCGCAGGTGCTCGGGCCGGCTGTCGACCATTCCGATGCCTTGGGCAACAGTGTGCGGATCGACATCAACGCGGCCGCGGAGAATCCGCTGGTGGCCGGCGATACCGTGCTGCACAACGGCAACTGGCACGCGATGCCGATCGCGCTCGCCCTCGACTCGCTGCGGCTCAGTCTGCACAGCGTGGCAACTCTCTCGACCACGCGCGTCGCGAATCTGGTCGATCCCGACTACACCGGCCTGAGCCGGTTCCTGGCCAGCGGAGCGGAGGCGAGCTCGGGCGTGATGATGATCGAGTACGTCGCCCATGACGCGCTCGCCGCGGTCCGCTCGGCCGCCCAGCCCGCGACGCTGGGCACGGCGACGCTGTCGCGGGGCGCCGAGCTCCACGCGAGCTTCGCGCCACAGGCCGCAGTACTGACTGCTCAGTTGCTGGATGCTCTCCGCGAGGTCCTCGCCAGCGAGCTCGTCACCGCCGTACGCGCGATCCGTCTGGCCGGCCTGACCCCCGACGACCTCGCCCCTGCGTCCGTCGGTCCATGGCTGGCCGACGCCCTGGCGGTCCTGCCGGCCAGCCTGGCCGACCGCTCCCTCCGGGAGGACCTGGAAATAGCCCGCGGCGTCCTGACCCAATGGGGCGACCGCCAGGTCGAACACCCGGCCGAGTCCGGCTAG
- a CDS encoding nuclear transport factor 2 family protein, translated as MTVEDEVRAEAAEADVVLIGNDAELIANCWTDDWVAVDATGITPKADIIGWIASGRLQHHSMTTVGGERIARIGDTVVLTARKASSGSWDGTPYEVEEWISQVYVRSNGRWLQAFCHKATT; from the coding sequence ATGACTGTTGAGGACGAAGTCCGCGCCGAGGCGGCCGAGGCGGACGTGGTGCTGATCGGCAACGACGCCGAGCTGATCGCGAACTGCTGGACCGACGACTGGGTCGCGGTCGATGCCACCGGGATCACACCCAAGGCGGACATCATCGGCTGGATCGCGTCTGGCCGGCTGCAGCATCACAGCATGACGACCGTCGGTGGCGAGCGGATCGCCCGGATCGGCGACACGGTCGTCCTCACCGCCCGGAAGGCGAGCTCGGGCAGCTGGGACGGGACGCCGTACGAAGTCGAGGAATGGATCAGCCAGGTCTACGTGCGCTCCAACGGACGCTGGCTGCAGGCGTTCTGCCACAAAGCGACAACATAG
- a CDS encoding type B 50S ribosomal protein L31 produces the protein MKKDIHPDYRRVVFRDKSGNFSFLTGSTRESSETVVWHDGNTYPVVDVEISSASHPFYTGQQRVMDTQGRVEKFKKRYGQK, from the coding sequence ATGAAGAAGGACATCCACCCCGACTACCGCCGGGTTGTCTTCCGGGACAAGTCCGGTAACTTCAGCTTCCTCACCGGTTCGACCCGCGAGAGCAGCGAGACGGTCGTCTGGCACGACGGGAACACTTACCCGGTCGTCGACGTCGAGATCTCGTCCGCGAGTCACCCGTTCTACACGGGCCAGCAGCGCGTGATGGACACCCAGGGCCGCGTGGAGAAGTTCAAGAAGCGCTACGGCCAGAAGTAA
- a CDS encoding GTP-binding protein, which produces MLPVTLLTGLDEDFRGAVAGNLLAAAGPTGVLVEYDVSGLSAGSVVRVARTVTGVIDREVITMDHPCVSCAMRGSLVQLLSSIAAIERYGVAIVNVPAAGDTQAIATELATADDLRIDAVVTTVDAATAVADLTGDELIRERGIPTAAEDGRAIAEVVVRQLESADAAVLSGEDPAALVEAINPRLLIRTTPAGLLGVRLHAPGNVVEPGSIAAPTDGEVPTLVWQSDRPFHPERLYDALEDLVAGSARGRGTLWIATQHRKRLSWDSFGTNISIGVLGPWLADLPADRWPSVGQQHQARSALEWHPEYGDRASYLSITGPGLDLRELTERLDGCVLRADEAVHPLTDPFAPYLEGSTAA; this is translated from the coding sequence ATGCTGCCGGTGACCTTGCTGACGGGCCTCGACGAGGACTTCCGCGGCGCCGTCGCGGGGAATCTGCTGGCTGCCGCCGGCCCGACCGGCGTCCTGGTCGAGTACGACGTGAGCGGCCTCAGCGCGGGCTCCGTCGTACGGGTCGCCCGGACTGTGACCGGCGTGATCGACCGCGAGGTGATCACCATGGACCACCCGTGTGTCTCGTGCGCGATGCGCGGCTCTCTCGTCCAACTGCTCTCCAGCATCGCGGCCATCGAGCGGTACGGCGTCGCGATCGTCAACGTCCCCGCCGCCGGTGACACCCAGGCGATCGCGACCGAGCTCGCGACGGCCGACGACCTCCGGATCGACGCGGTCGTCACGACCGTCGATGCCGCCACCGCGGTCGCCGATCTGACCGGCGACGAACTGATCCGGGAGCGCGGCATCCCGACCGCGGCCGAGGACGGTCGCGCGATCGCCGAGGTCGTCGTCCGGCAACTGGAGTCGGCCGACGCGGCGGTGCTGAGTGGCGAGGATCCGGCCGCGCTGGTGGAGGCGATCAATCCGCGGCTGCTGATCCGGACCACGCCGGCCGGTCTGCTCGGCGTACGGCTGCATGCTCCCGGGAACGTCGTCGAGCCCGGCTCGATCGCGGCACCCACGGACGGCGAGGTGCCGACGCTGGTCTGGCAATCCGATCGGCCGTTTCATCCCGAGCGCCTGTACGACGCCCTCGAGGACCTGGTCGCCGGGTCCGCTCGCGGTCGCGGCACGCTCTGGATCGCGACCCAGCACCGCAAACGGCTCAGCTGGGACAGCTTCGGCACGAACATCTCGATCGGCGTCCTCGGCCCGTGGCTGGCCGACCTCCCGGCGGACCGCTGGCCGTCGGTCGGGCAGCAGCACCAGGCCCGGTCCGCCCTCGAGTGGCACCCCGAGTACGGCGACCGCGCGTCGTACCTGTCGATCACCGGGCCCGGTCTGGATCTGCGGGAATTAACCGAGCGCCTCGACGGTTGTGTGCTACGTGCGGATGAAGCGGTCCATCCCCTGACCGACCCGTTCGCCCCTTATCTGGAAGGAAGTACGGCAGCATGA
- the rpmG gene encoding 50S ribosomal protein L33 yields the protein MAKRNDLRPIIKLRSTAGTGFTYVTRKNRRNNPDRLIIRKYDPKLKQHVDFREER from the coding sequence ATGGCCAAGCGCAACGACCTCCGCCCCATCATCAAGCTCCGCAGCACCGCAGGCACCGGCTTCACCTATGTAACGCGGAAGAACCGCCGGAACAATCCCGACCGGCTGATCATCCGTAAGTACGACCCGAAGCTGAAGCAGCACGTCGACTTCCGCGAAGAGCGGTAA
- a CDS encoding response regulator, with the protein MTRVLVVDDEPQIVRALQINLKARGYEVHLAGTGTSALKVAAQHPPELVILDLGLPDFDGVDVIRGLRGWTDAPILVLSGRTDQTDKVEALDAGADDYVTKPFGIDELLARMRAVLRRSNLAQDQPVVTVGGSVVDLAAKRVTLENGEDIRLTPTEWHLLEVLVRNPGKLMSQRQLLTEVWGPGYETASGNLRFYMGQLRRKLEPDPARPKHLLTEPGMGYRFEP; encoded by the coding sequence GTGACGAGAGTGCTGGTGGTCGACGACGAGCCGCAGATCGTGCGGGCTCTGCAGATCAACCTGAAGGCGCGTGGTTACGAGGTGCACCTGGCCGGCACCGGTACGTCGGCGTTGAAGGTCGCCGCGCAGCACCCGCCCGAGCTGGTGATCCTCGACCTGGGTCTGCCCGACTTCGACGGCGTGGACGTGATCCGCGGGCTGCGCGGCTGGACCGATGCGCCGATCCTGGTGCTGTCCGGGCGGACCGACCAGACCGACAAGGTCGAGGCCCTGGACGCCGGCGCGGACGACTACGTGACCAAGCCGTTCGGCATCGACGAGCTCCTGGCCCGGATGCGCGCCGTACTCCGACGCAGCAACCTCGCCCAGGACCAACCTGTGGTGACCGTCGGCGGCTCGGTCGTCGACCTGGCCGCGAAGCGCGTCACGCTGGAGAACGGCGAGGACATCCGCCTCACCCCGACCGAGTGGCACCTGCTCGAGGTCCTGGTCCGCAACCCCGGGAAGCTGATGTCCCAGCGCCAGCTACTGACCGAGGTCTGGGGGCCCGGCTACGAGACCGCCAGCGGCAACCTCCGCTTCTACATGGGCCAGCTCCGCCGCAAACTCGAACCGGACCCGGCCCGCCCCAAACACCTCCTCACCGAACCAGGCATGGGCTACCGCTTCGAGCCCTGA